A single window of Thalassomonas viridans DNA harbors:
- a CDS encoding DUF3024 domain-containing protein, which produces MAISEFEIKRCEREVEKFLNARRPPTHVRSQLDFGYRIENQSVELFEIRPEWRNPEKKMEIPFAKATYVKKEKLWKIYWQRQDLKWHSYTPAPSVQYFEEFLSIVNEDANACFFG; this is translated from the coding sequence ATGGCAATAAGTGAATTTGAAATTAAAAGGTGTGAGAGGGAGGTTGAGAAATTTCTCAATGCCAGGCGACCTCCTACTCATGTACGTAGTCAGCTTGATTTCGGTTATCGTATCGAGAACCAGAGTGTCGAGTTATTCGAGATCCGTCCTGAATGGCGTAACCCTGAAAAGAAAATGGAAATTCCATTTGCCAAAGCTACGTACGTAAAGAAGGAAAAACTTTGGAAAATCTACTGGCAGCGTCAGGATTTAAAGTGGCATAGCTATACCCCTGCGCCGAGTGTTCAGTATTTTGAGGAGTTTCTGTCAATTGTAAATGAGGATGCCAATGCTTGCTTTTTCGGGTAG